From Streptomyces sp. NBC_01460, a single genomic window includes:
- a CDS encoding pectate lyase has translation MSERAHTHRRRPGKRRMAAALTAALGLTGAALATNVMLQPAGAATAAVPAWPGATGTQAVSKTIEVSGTYDGSLKRFYGSGDLGGDGQDEGQDPIFKLADGATLKNVILGSPAADGVHCSGSCTIQNVWWEDVGEDAASFKGTSTGSVYTVYGGGARKASDKVFQFNGAGKLVITKFQVTDFGKLVRSCGNCSKQYKRDIIVNDVDITAPGTSLVGINTNYGDTAALRSVRIHGDSSKKIKPCVRYTGNNTGAEPKETGSGPDGTYCRYTASDLSYD, from the coding sequence ATGAGCGAACGAGCGCACACGCATCGGCGCAGGCCCGGCAAGCGCCGCATGGCGGCCGCACTGACCGCCGCCCTGGGTCTCACCGGAGCCGCTCTGGCCACCAATGTCATGCTGCAGCCCGCGGGAGCGGCGACGGCCGCGGTGCCCGCCTGGCCCGGTGCCACCGGAACCCAGGCCGTCTCGAAGACCATCGAGGTCTCGGGGACGTACGACGGATCGCTGAAGCGCTTCTACGGGAGCGGCGACCTCGGCGGCGACGGCCAGGACGAAGGACAGGACCCGATCTTCAAGCTGGCCGACGGGGCGACGCTCAAGAACGTCATCCTGGGCTCACCCGCCGCCGACGGTGTCCACTGCTCCGGCAGCTGCACGATCCAGAACGTCTGGTGGGAGGACGTCGGCGAGGACGCCGCGTCCTTCAAGGGCACGTCGACCGGTTCCGTCTACACGGTGTACGGCGGCGGCGCGAGGAAGGCCTCGGACAAGGTCTTCCAGTTCAACGGCGCGGGCAAGCTGGTCATCACGAAGTTCCAGGTCACGGACTTCGGCAAGCTCGTCCGGTCCTGCGGCAACTGCTCCAAGCAGTACAAGCGCGACATCATCGTGAACGACGTCGACATCACGGCGCCGGGCACGTCCCTGGTCGGCATCAACACCAACTACGGGGACACCGCCGCGCTGCGTTCGGTGCGGATCCACGGCGACAGCAGCAAGAAGATCAAGCCCTGCGTCCGCTACACCGGCAACAACACGGGCGCCGAGCCGAAGGAGACGGGCAGCGGTCCGGACGGCACGTACTGCCGCTACACCGCGTCGGACCTCAGCTACGACTAG
- a CDS encoding dienelactone hydrolase family protein → MTLGITRGVLPDFYGRLKDELTFPLSWERSATRDFPAWRAEGRAAAGESLLQPAVPGPEPYDPVTLDEHARGPYTARTVEFALSRYGRARGSLLVPHGTGPFPAVLVLHDHGAEFRIGREKTVRPWSDPDRLTLATAWTDRYYGGRFIGDELAARGYAVLAVDTLGWGDRGPLAYEDQQALAANLLRLGTSPAGLAAHEDIRAADFLASLPEVDERRVGALGFSMGAYRAWQLSALSDGVRAAAAVCWMTGLKEMMLPGDDALRGQSAYFMLHPGLHRRLDIPDVASLAAPKPALFHAGGRDGLFTAAGVEAAYAELRAVWESQGAGDRLTTRVWPDTGHVFSRAMQDDVHGWFDRWLRAPA, encoded by the coding sequence ATGACGCTCGGGATCACCCGCGGGGTGCTCCCGGACTTCTACGGGCGGCTGAAGGACGAACTGACCTTCCCGCTCTCCTGGGAGCGCTCCGCGACCCGTGACTTCCCGGCCTGGCGCGCCGAGGGGCGCGCCGCGGCCGGGGAGTCGCTGCTGCAGCCGGCGGTCCCCGGCCCCGAGCCCTACGACCCGGTGACCCTCGACGAGCACGCACGCGGCCCGTACACGGCGCGCACCGTGGAGTTCGCCCTCAGCCGGTACGGCAGGGCACGCGGCTCCCTGCTGGTGCCGCACGGGACGGGGCCGTTCCCCGCGGTGCTGGTCCTGCACGACCACGGGGCCGAGTTCAGGATCGGCCGGGAGAAGACCGTACGGCCGTGGTCGGACCCGGACCGCCTCACGCTCGCCACCGCGTGGACGGACCGCTACTACGGGGGCCGGTTCATCGGCGACGAACTGGCCGCCCGGGGGTACGCGGTGCTGGCCGTGGACACCCTGGGCTGGGGCGACAGGGGACCGCTCGCCTACGAGGACCAGCAGGCACTGGCCGCCAACCTCCTCCGGCTGGGCACCTCGCCGGCGGGCCTCGCCGCCCACGAGGACATCCGCGCCGCGGACTTCCTCGCCTCGCTGCCCGAGGTGGACGAACGGCGTGTGGGCGCCCTGGGCTTCTCCATGGGCGCCTACCGCGCCTGGCAGCTGTCCGCCCTGTCCGACGGGGTCCGCGCGGCGGCGGCCGTCTGCTGGATGACGGGGCTCAAGGAGATGATGCTCCCGGGCGACGACGCCCTGCGCGGCCAGTCCGCGTACTTCATGCTCCATCCCGGGCTGCACCGCCGTCTCGACATCCCCGACGTGGCGTCCCTCGCCGCCCCGAAGCCCGCCCTGTTCCACGCCGGTGGCCGGGACGGCCTCTTCACGGCGGCCGGGGTGGAGGCGGCGTACGCCGAGCTGCGCGCGGTCTGGGAGTCGCAGGGGGCCGGCGACCGCCTCACCACCAGGGTGTGGCCGGACACCGGGCATGTCTTCAGCCGTGCCATGCAGGACGACGTCCACGGGTGGTTCGACAGGTGGCTGAGGGCTCCGGCCTGA